TTGTAGCACCTAAATATTTACACCTGAATGAAGCCAGAATACACCCCGCAGCAATGGGCGCGCATCAAGAAATTTTTGCCCTACATTATGGCAACGGCTATTTTTATGCAAATGCTAGATGCCACGATTCTGAATACCGCTTTGCCTGCCATGGCAAAATCGCTCAATGTTTCGCCACTCAATATGCAATCTGCCATCATCAGTTATGTAATTACATTGGCACTTTTTATCCCGATTAGTGGATATTTGGCAGATCGGTATGGGACTAAAAAGATTTTTATTTTGGCACTATTTATCTTTGGCGTAGGCTCGCTTATGTGTGCTTTAAGTTTCTCGTTGAAATTTCTGGTTTTGTCTCGAATTATCCAAGGTTTAGGCGGAGCTTTGATGACTCCCGTAGCGAGGCTTGCTCTTATGAAAACTTACGAAAAATCTGAGTTTGTGGCAGCTATGAATTTCGCTATTATCCCAGCCCTCATTGGTCCCATAGCAGGTCCGCTCGTTGGGGGGTATTTAGTGGATTATTTAAGTTGGCATTATATATTTTTAATCAATTTACCAATTGTAATCATTGGGATTTTACTTAGTTTAAAATTTATGCCACAATTTTATGGCGATGACCCGCATTTAGATTTAAAGGGCTTTTTGTTGTTTGGTGCTTCCTCTGTATTATTGTCTGTTGCGTTAGAAGTTATAACCAACGAAAGTTTATTCATCTATGGCGTTATAATGCTAGTTTTGGGCTTAATGTTTTTGCCTATTTATTTTAGGCATGCCAAGAAGCGAGAATTTCCAATTTTCCCAACACATTTGTTCAAGGTAAGAACATTCAGAATTGGGCTTTTGGGCAATTTAGCCTGTCGATTAGGCATCAGTTCTTTGCCGCTGTTGGTGCCACTTTTAATGCAGATAGACTATCAACAATCTGCTGCCGTTTCTGGGTGGATCGTTGCGCCCATGGCATTTTCTTCTATGCTTGCCAAGCCTTTAGTCGTCCCGATTTTAAACCGATTTGGCTATCGCAGAATTTTAATAGGAAATACCATAATCATAGGCTTATTAATTGCCTCGATTGCCATTCCGTCGAGAGGGGCGAGCATTTATGTATTTATCCCGATTTTAATCGTTTTAGGATTTTTCAATTCGATACAATTCACGGCGATGAACTCCATTGCTATTGCCAATTTAAGGAATTACCAAACCAGCAGTGGGAATAGCTTGCTTTCAGTAAATCAGCAGATTGCTATTGGTTTTGGGATAGCGATAGGATTAGCTATTTTAAGATTTTTTCAGCATAATCCGTATTTCACACAATTCGGAATGCACGATGCGTTTAGATTCACATTTTTAAGTATTGGAGCAATTACAGTAGCTTCTACCTTGGTATTTGCTCGCTTAAATCCTACAGATGGCAATAATCTTAAAACCAAAAAATAATTGATATTTAATTTTTTAAGTTGAGTAGAAATCAATATTTTTGTATAAATGAAAAAGTAGAGTAATGAAAAAAATATTTTTAAGCCTTTTGGTAGGTGTAAGCGTGAGTACATTTGCGCAAGAAGATTTAATCAATTCACTTAAGAACAACAAAAGTTCCATCAACGGATTTGTGTTCACACCCGTAAAAGTGAACGATGCTACATCGGTTAAGAATCAAGGGAAAAGTGGAACTTGCTGGAGCTATTCGGGAAACTCATTTCTAGAGTCTGAAATGTTGAAGAAAGGCAGACCTGCTGTAGATTTGGCTGAAATTTTTACCGCAAGAAACACCTATATTGATAAAGCTAAAAACTATGTGCGCATGCACGGACATTTGAACTGGGGAGATGGAGGAGAATTGCACGATGTCTTAAACGCCTACAGAAAGTATGGCGCACTTCCGCAAGAAGCGTATGATGGCTTAAACGAAGGACAAAAGTTAAACGACTTTGGCGAAATGCAATCAGCACTCAAAGCTTATTTAGATGCCATTATTAAAAACAAAAAGCTTAGCAAAAACTGGCTAAATGGGTTTACAGCTATTTTAGATGCATATTTAGGCAAAGTGCCAGAAAAATTCACATATAAAGGCAAAACATATACACCAAAAACTTTTGCTAAAGAAGTAGTGGGCTTGAATCCAAACGATTATATAGAAATGGTATCATTGAACGATGAACCAAAATACGAATATGTGTTTTTCCCAGTGCCAGATAACTGGAGTTTTGATTATGCTTACAACATCCCGATGGATGACATCACGAAAGTAATAGATTATGCTATCGAAAAAGGATACACCGTAGGCTGGGCAGCAGATGTTTCAGAAAAATATTTTAGCTGGTTGAATGGTGTAGCTTATGTGCCAACAAAAAATTACGAGGATATGTCTGCAAAAGAGCGCCAAAATATGTTTAGTGCACCACCAGCACATGAGCGAGAAATCACTCCAGAAATGAGACAAGAGGCATTCGAAAACTATGAAACTACAGACGACCATGGAATGCATATCGTAGGTTTGGCCAAAGATCAAAACGGAAATGAATATTATATCGTAAAAAATTCATGGGGATTGAGCAATGATTACCAAGGCTACCTTTATGTAAGTAAAAACTATGTAAAATATAAAACAACTGCTATTATGGTAAATAAAGCAGGTATTCCAAAATCAATTTTAAAAAAATAATATTTTGCTTAATTGTAAAATATAGAAAATCTATCAAAAGCCCTTTTTCAGCCATTGAGAAAGGGCTTTTGTTTACTACCTGTTAAAAACAAAAAACGATAATTTTAGGTAGCAATGAAAATTTAAACTACCTTTACCCACCTATGGATGAAGATTTTTTCTGCAGCGAGCTCGTGCAAAAATTTGAGCAAATGATTGAAGATAAGGAGAGTCTATATTTCGATTCAGATGAATTGGTAGAGATTATAGAACACTATCTTTCAATCAGAGATATGGAATATGCCCAAAATGCTATTGAGTTTGCCAAGGAAATACACCCAGCTAATCTCAATATCTTAATTAAGGAATTTGATTTTAGCATTGAAAATAATCAAATTAGAAAAGCGGAACGCCAGATGATTGAGCTAGAATCAATGGCAAGTGGTGATATCGATTATATAATTGCATGTGCTAAGTTTTATGCTGTGAAAAATGATTCATACAAAGCCATTGATTTATATCAACAAGCCTTGCAGCGAGCAGATGATGAGGAAACAAAGATATTCCTTTTACACAATTTAGGCAATGAGTACCTAAATATAGACAATTGTGTGCGTGCGTTTCATTATTTCAAAAGCATATTATCCATCGATTGCCAAGATGAGGAAGCTTTTATTTCATGTGTAGATTGCTATGATGAGATGGGAAAAATTCACGAAAGTTTAGAATTTATTGAGCAATATCTAGACAAAGACCCGTATTCAGAATGTGCCTGGATTGAGCTAGGGAGAAAGCATCTTTTAATCGAGAATTATCCCGAAGCACTCAATGCCTTTGATTTTGCCATAGCCATAAATCCAAAAAGCATAAATTCGTTAATGTTGAAAGCTTATACCTTAGAGCTTTTGGATAAATATGAAGAAGCCATCGAAGTGTATCAAGAAGCCTCTGTTTTAGAATATACTACGGCTACTACTTTTATGAAAATAGGGCAAGCTTATTTAAATTTAGGAAAGAAAGAAAAAGCACTCGATGCATTTCATACAGCAATTCATGAAGATCCGCAATTGGATAAAGCATGGTATGAAATAGCATTAATCTACGAAGATTTAGGGCTTTACCAAAAAGCACTTCAATACATTAGCCGTGCCATAGAGCTAGAGGATAATAATGTGAGTTATCACAAACGAAAAGCCTATTATCTTGTGCAAATGGGTAATTTGCAATCAGCAGAGATTTGTTATCAAACGATTTTAAAATTAGAAGGGCATAAATTCATCAATTGGCACGCCTACGCTGAATTACAAGTGCTCTTGGGCGATTGCAAGGCAGCGATAGAGACCATTCATGCAGCGTCCAAAAAATTCAATCAACCAGAATTGTTGTACCAATTAAGCCATTGCTATTTCAATTTAGATAATACGGCAAAGGGCATTCAATATTTAAAAAAGGCACAGCAAGTGGCCCCAGAGCTTTTGCCCAAAATGATTGAAAAATATCCGATTTTAAAGGATTTTCTCAAAATTATTTCTGCATTAGATTAAATTACAATTACTTAAAAATCAAAGCCAATTATTTAACGATGAGGTAACACAAAAAGTGCCATTTTTGCACTTGTGATGAGTTACTTTATCATTGGAGACATACACGGGTGCTACTACGCACTAGAGGAAATGCTTGCGCACTGGAATCCAGCAAAAGAAAAATTGATTTTGCTTGGCGATTTGGTGCACAAGGGCAAGCATTCTTATGCCGTGCTCGAAAAAGTGATTCAATTACAGAAAAAATACCCCGAAAATGTAATTGTGCTTAAAGGCAACAACGACGAAATCTTTCAGCGACGCTACGAAGAAAACATCACGCTTTCAGATAAACAAAAATTTGAAACCTATAATTTAAACTATGTTTCTGTATTGCAGTGGCTCGATGAGTTGCCACATTTTTACGAAGATACCAAAATTTTTGCGAGCCATGCAGGATTTCCTTCCAATGAACCCGAGGAGAATGTAGAAGAAATCGATTTTCTATTTCATAAAGGCGAACTCAAAAAACTTAAAAAAACGCAATTTTTGGGGCATGTAGTGGTACAGGAACCTACCTATGTAAAAGATAAAAAAGCGTGGTATTTGGATACGGGTGCTGGCTGGGGGAAATCGCTTACAGGAATAAAACTTAGCAAAAAAGCAAAAGTGAATCAAATCATTAGCATTTCGGTAACTAAAAAAGATTTTTGTTTACAATAAGATTGGTAAAAAATTTGTATCTTGTATCATCATAAGATATGAATTTAGTAGCGCATCAATTATTATCATTTAATATCCCTGAAATTCAAGTGGGAAATCACTTGGGCGAGGTTGTGAAAGGGAGAGATTTTTCCCAATACCCTCCCTTAATACAAAAGGGAATACAATTGCATAGACATATAGATTCTTTTACCGATTCGCATCCTATCGTGAGGCGTAGCTGTGCCCGCCTTCATAATGATTACGGGAAATATGCCCCCATTATCGTAGATATATTTTATGATTATTTCTTAATCAAAAATTGGGGGAAATTCTGCAAAAAAGATTTTAATACTTTTAGAAAAGAATGCTACAAAATACTTTTGGCATACAAGGAATTGTACCCCAATTCATTACGAAAAACAACGGAGCTCATGGCAAAGCGGGATTGGTTCTATCAGTATTCAATCATGGAGGGAATAGAATTAACTTTGAATAAATTGGGGCAACACACACGATTTCAGAACAACATGCACATGGCAGTAAAATCGCTCTATGTAGACGAGGCACTTTTTAACGAAGATTTTTTAGCATTTTACCCCGAATTAGAGCAATCCTGCCGCGAATTTTTAGAGCTTTCAGCTTAGAAAAATTACTTATATTTGTAAGGTGAGCAATCCAATCTTAACTCCCATAGACTATTTAAACGGGCTGGGTCCGCAACGAGCTGAGGTGCTAAAATCTGAGCTCCAGCTCTTTAATTGTCGGGATTTATTGTATCACTTTCCGTTTCGTTACATCGACAAAACTAAATTTTACACTTTAAAAGAAATTACCAATTTTTCGTCTGAAATTCAGATTAAAGGCACAATCATCAATATGCAAGAAGTGGGCGAGGGGCGAAAAAAACGCATTCACGCTACTTTTCAAGACGAAACGGGGCAAGCCGATTTAGTTTGGTTTAAATATTCGCCATGGCTTAAGAAAAAAATCTCGGATTTAATCGCAAAGCCTATCGTAATTTTTGGTAAGCCAAATCTTTTTCAAAACCGAATCAGTTTCACGCACCCAGAAATGGAAACCGAGACGGCGCATCAAGCCGAAGGCAAAGGACTCGAGCCCGTGTATTCTACCACCGAAAAAATACAAAAAAAAGGAATTACGCCCCGCATTTGGCGTGGCATGATGGCGCAAGTTTTAGAAATGGTAAATCCCTACATTCGGGAAAATTTATCCAGCGAAATCAAACGAAAATATGATTTAATCGATAGAAACAAAGCCTTTTACCAAATTCATTTTCCCAAAAATGCAGAAGAGCTGAATCAAGCCCAAAAAAGATTAAAATTTGAGGAATTTTATTTTCTGCACCTTTCGTTGCAAATGCAAAAAGCCATAGGCAAAAAGAAATTCAAATCGCAGCCATTTTCTTCTGTGGGCGATTATTTCAACGATTTTTATCATCATCATTTAGGCTTTGAATTGACCAATGCCCAAAAGCGTGTGATACGAGAAATCCGTTCGGATATGGCAAAATCTAGCCAAATGAATCGCTTGTTGCAAGGCGATGTGGGGAGTGGAAAAACCATCGTGGCGTTTATGTCGATGCTCATCGCTGCCGACAATGGATTTCAATCGTTATTGATGGCGCCGACCGAGATTTTGGCACAGCAGCATTATTATGGCTTAAAGCAAGAGGCTGATAAGTTGGGGCTGCAAATTGCCCTGCTCACAGGAAGCACCAAAACCGCTGAGCGCCGTGAAATTCACCAAAAATTGGAAGACGGGAGCCTAAACTTCCTAGTGGGAACTCACGCCTTGATTGAGGATAAAGTGAAGTTTAAGAACTTAGGCTTTGCTATTATAGATGAGCAGCACCGCTTTGGGGTAGCACAACGAGCCAAGCTTTTTAGCAAAGGAGCTATGCCTCCGCATATGCTGATTATGACGGCAACACCGATTCCGCGAACGCTGGCAATGACGCTCTACGGAGATTTAGATATTTCAATTATTGATGAATTACCTGCAGGTAGAAAACCGATTCAGACGCACCATATGCTCGAAAAAGATCGTTTAAAATTGCTCGGATTTATGCGCCGAGAAATCCAAAAAGGTAGGCAGATTTATATTGTGTATCCGCTGATTGAGGAATCGCAACAATTAGACTATAAGGCGCTGATGGACGGCTACGACTACATTGCTACTGAGTTTCCATATCCCGATTTTGCCATTAGCATCGTGCATGGGCAAATGAAACCGGCCGACAAAGATTATGAAATGCAACGCTTTGCCAAAGGTGAAACCGATATCATGGTGGCAACGACGGTGATAGAGGTGGGGGTGAATGTGCCCAACGCCAGCGTGATGATTATCGAAAGTGCCGAGAAATTCGGATTATCTCAATTGCACCAATTGCGCGGTAGAGTAGGGCGAGGGGGCGAGCAGAGTTATTGTATTTTGATGACGAAAGATAAGCTCAACGAAACGGCGTATAAACGAATCCAAACCATGTGCCAGTCTACCGATGGATTTAGAATTGCCGAAGTGGATTTAGAGTTGCGAGGTCCTGGAAATGTGATGGGAACACAACAAAGTGGTATTTTAAATCTAAAGATTGCAGATTTAAAAATGGATAAAACCATATTTCAAGCAGCTAGAAAAGCCGTGGAAGATACCTTGGAGGAGGATTTTGACCTCTCGATGACAAAGAATGCAAACATTCTTCATTTTTTTAATCTTTATCACAAAAAGAAAATCGGCTGGGCTAATGTGGGCTAAAAAAATTTTAATTCCTGAAATAAAAATTTATGAAACATAAAATAATCGCAGTATTTTTGTTACTGAGCGTAGCAATTAGCTGCCAAACGAATAATAAACCTAAAACTATGAGTACAAATTTAGAAACAGCAACTTTAGCAGGCGGGTGCTTCTGGTGCTTGGAAGCCGCTTACGACCGATTAAAAGGGGTAGAAAATGTACAATCTGGATTTGCTAATGGGCACACCGAAAATCCGAGCTACAAGGAAGTGTGCACGGGCGAAACGGGACATGCCGAGGTGGTGCGAATTACTTATGATCCGAGCCAGATTGATTTCAAAACCTTGTTAGAAGTTTTTTGGGTTTTGCACGATCCTACTCAGCTTAACCGACAAGGCGAAGACATCGGAACGCAGTACCGTTCAGGGATTTTCTATGAAAACGAAAAGCAAAAAACAGAAGCCGAGGAATCGATGAGAAATTCAATCGCACGCGGGGATTATGACAAGCCATATGTAACTATTATAGAGCCTCTGAAAGCCTTTTACCCTGCCGAGGATTACCACACCGATTATTTTGAATTGCACCAAACGCAACCCTATTGCAGCGCGGTGATTGCTCCCAAAATGCAGAAATTTCAGGCTAAATTCAAAGAGCTTTTAAAAGATTAAAATTATTATAAGAGAGATTGTTCAAAAGGCAATCTCTTTTTTTATGTAAAGATATTAGCGTTTAATTTTTATATTTACGATATATTAAATCGTTAGAGATGTTTTCATTGTTCAAGTTTTTGATAGTTTTATTTATTTCAATATTGCTACTTGTCGTTTGGCTAATTACTCAAAAGAAAATTTATATAAAGATTTTATCTTATTTTTACTTATTCTTGGCTTTGATGATTGCAATTGCTTGGATTGTAAATGCTTTTACAAAACCAATCAATTTAAAAAAAGAAGATTATTATGGAGAATATATTATAAAAAAGGATTTTTTCAAGGGGAAACAAGCAGATTGGCAGTACAATCATTATAGATTTGAGATTAAGAGAAATGATTCGATTTATTTTTACATTACCGAAAACGAAAAGATTTTGAAAACCTTGAGAGGTAAAATTTCAACGGTAAAACCATTTAACTCAGAAAGACTTGTAATTAAAATAGATTCTTCCAATTTCCATATTTTAGAAGACAATCCTACAATTTTCAGAAATCCAAAGGGATTTTATTTAGTTTTTAGATCCTCTAAATATTACAATGTGTTTTTTGAAAAAGGAAAATGGACTTCTTTAAATAAATAATATGCAGAGATGAGAATTTAAATGTGAAGCAAAGTATTAAAAAAATAGAAAAAATATAATTTTTTAAATCTATGCAAGTGAGTAGAAATATATTAGCCTTGGGCTTAGCCTTTTTAATCGTATTGGGAAATGCGATTTTTGGGTATTTTTTTGCGCCAGACGAAATTACGATAACGCCTTTAATTGTTTCGCTCACGGCATTGCTTGTGTGTTTCGGGACTAAAAATTTAAGCTTTATTTACATTGCCGTTTGGACATATATTTTTTTAGGGCTAAATGATATTTTAATTAAACTCTTCGGGGGAGGTATGCATGATGGTTTAGGGCAATCTTTAATCAATACATCGTCATGGATTGGTTTAATGCTTGTGCTTATTATTTTGATTTTTAAACTTATTAAATCCAAAAGCAATGAAAGCCAATCAGAGAGAATCAAAGCATTTGCATTATTTGTAATTTTGATAATTGTACATTTTGTATTATTCCTAAATTTAGGACAAGGTAGATGTTGTAATTGCTAAAATAGAAATGAGAATGATGGAAAAAAGCCTGCAAAATTTGAATTTTACAGGCTTTTTCATTCTATTTTAAAAATCAAATTATTGATTGTTTCTCACGATGTAGTCGGCGATTTTTTCAATCAAGTTTACGCGGTCTTTGCCACCCACATTGTGCTCGTGCATTGGATAAGAGAAGAAATCCACCTGAACATTGTTTTTCACAGCAGCTTCTAGCAAGCTCATGCTGTGCTGTGGAACCACCACATTGTCGATACTTCCCGTGATGAGCATTAATTTACCTTGCAAATTTTGGATGTAGTTTGAAACCTTACTTTGCTTGTAGCCCTCTGGGTTTTCTTGTGGTGTGTCCATGTAGCGTTCGCCATACATCACCTCATACATTCTCCAGTTGATGACAGGTCCACCCGCTACCGATGTGGTAAATACACCTGGCTGACGAAGCATTAAGCTCGACGCCATAAAGCCTCCAAAGCTCCAGCCGTGTACTGCAATGCGTTTAGCGTCTACGAAAGGCAATGATTTCAGATATTCTACACCTTTCATTTGGTCTTCGATTTCTTTGTTACCTAAATGTCTGTGGATTACGCTTTCAAATGCAAATCCGCGATTGGCAGAGCCACGATTGTCGAGCGTGAAAACGATATAATCGTTCAAGCTAGCAAAGGCAGGCTCCCACATGCTTGCACCACCCAAGAATGAATTCGTAACGAGCTGCGCGTGCGGACCGCCATAAACATAAATCAAAACAGGGTATTTTTTATTTGGGTCGAAGTTCTCTGGCTTAATCATGCGGGCATATAATTTGGTACCGTCGTTGGCTTTTAAATCCAAAAATTCGATGTTTCCTACTGCGTAATTTTTCAAAGGATTATCGCTTGTTTTGATGATTGTTTTTTTGCCATTTCGGGTATCTATGATTTGCGTAATGCTCGGAATCTCAAGCGAAGAAAATTCGTCGATTAAGTAATTTCCATCTTCACTCAAAATCGAATTGTGCGTACCTGCAGTCGGTGTGAGATTGGTAGTTTTTCCAGATTTTAAATCAGTTTTAAAAGTCTGCGTATTACGCGGATCTTCGCCCGTTCCTGTGTAGATGACAGATTTTCCATCGTTGCTAAAGCCTAAAATATCTTTTACTACCCATTTGTGCTTAGTCAGTTGTTTCGCTGTTTTGCCGTCTGTGCTTAAAAGATAAATATTTCTAAACCCGTCTTTTTGGCTCATCCAAAGTAAGTTTTTAGTCGAATTTGGCACAAAAACCGCTTCATTTTCTGGCTCTACCCAAATGTTGTTGGAATAAGAGAAAATCGTATTCACTTTTTTGCCCGTAGCCACATCATAACGGTTGAGGTCATAATGCGTAGTTGCACGGTTGATTTCAGCCAAAACGATGTACTTTTCATCTGGGCTCCAAGCCAAATTGGTTAAATAATGAAAATTATCGGTGTTGATGTCTAAATAAGTGGTTTTGTTGGTTTTAAAATTATAAATTCCCACTTTAGCGATTTCGCTAGGGTCGCCCGCCATCGGGTATTTGATTGGCATTGGCGTAGCAGGAATCGTGTTCAAATCTACCAAAGGATAGCTGTTCACTTTGGTTTCATTTTTTTGATAAAAAGCTAAAAGATTTCCGTTGGGAGAGAAGAAAATCCCTTTTTTGATGCCGTACTCACTACGGTGAATCGCTTGTCCAGAAACGATGTTTTTATCCTTGCTATCGGTTACTTGCAGGATTTTGCCCCCGTTTGGTTGCGCAACATACAAGTTGTTTTCCATCGTGAAAGCCACGCGATTAGTATTTTTATCGATTTCAGCATTTTCGGCATTTTCAGGAAGTTTAATGCCTATATTTTTATCATTTTTGATGTCCCAAGCGTAGTAAGTATTTCCTGCTTTAAAGAAAAGTTGATTGTTTTTATAGCTTAATCTTGGTAAATATCTTAAATCAGGGAATTTGGATTTAATTTCTTGAAAACCAATGGTTCTTGTTTCTTTTCCTTGGGTGTTTTTAAAGACGAGCCCACGCTGGTCTTGGTAAAAGAAATCATTTCCAGCCCAATCTAGGTTGTAGAGCGTTTCTGGGTATAGCCCTTTGTAGTAGCCCATTACAGCATCTTCTATGCTCAATTTTTGTTTTTGGGCTAAAAGCGAACTGCTTTCAAATACGAGTAAAAAAAGCAGTGTAAATAATTTAAATTTCTTCATCGAAAGGAGTTTTTTTAATTAAAAAATCATTGATATGTTCAAAACCATTTCTTAGGTTTAAATCGCGTTGTGGAAACGGAATTTCGATTCCCTCTTTGCTAAAGGCTTCAAAAATGGCATAATATAATTCACTTTTTAGTACTCTTGGTCGCTGGATAAATGTTGAAGTCCATACCACGAGTTCAAAATTCAGCGAGCTGTCGCCATAATCATCAAACCATAATTCAGGTTCAGGGAATTTTAAAACTCCTTTGTGTTTTTTGGCTACTTCAATTGCGATTTCGCGCACACGACTTGGATTTTCGTTGTATGAGACCCCAATCGGAAAGCGAAAACGCACTTTTCGCTCGTTATAAGACCAGTTGATTACTTTATTATTAATAAATTCAGAATTGGGCACAATGACATTGATGTTGTCATTGGTCACGATTTTGGTCGAGCGCATAGAGATAGAAGTTACATCGCCCACGATGTTGCCCACCTCAATACGGTCGCCCACTTTAATAGGGCGTTCAAACAAGATGACTAAACCGGAAATGAAATTTTGCGCAATGTTCTGCAAACCAAATCCAATACCCACGCCCAGTGCTCCTGCCAAATAACTGAAAGAGCCAAAATCAAATCCTGCCGATTGGAAAATAAATATAATACCTAAAAAGATGAATAAGTATTTAAAAATAGCAGAAATCGAGCTTCGCACGCCACGATCAGCCACTCGAGAAGATAAAACTTTGTTTTCTAGAAACTTTGAAAGTTTTTTGGCAATCAAAATCAGAATCACAAATGCTACCACCATATAGAGTGCCGTGAGCAATGTAAATGGTTTATCTCCAATTTTTACTAATTCTGTGTTGAAGAAAGCTTTGACTTGTTTCCAAAACTGATTTGCAACTTCTTTAGATTCTTCCATAGATTTTTAAGTGTAATTTTTCCGAACTCGCAAGGTACAAATTTATTGTAAAATTATTGAGCACCGATTATTTTTTGTTTAAATCATTGCCTTTTACGGTGTAGTACCATGCTAGGCTCATTTGTTTGCTGTAGGCATCGATAGGGGTATTCTTTAAATCTACTTTGTCTTCTTGCCAATTTCTAAGATTTATTTTTTCTTTTTTTTCTTCTGCCGGGAAGTAGTATAAATCATTATTTTGAATGATTTTCTCGAAAGAAATCGCCTGTTTTTTATCGGAGTTTAAAAGGGATTCGCCAAAGCTGTAATAGATGAAATCCTTTGGTGCAATCATTTCAATTATTGTAGGCATAATGTCTATATGCGTGCCAGGAGTGGTTTTTAATTCGGGTGTAATGCTTTTGCCATAAAGAATAAAGTTTACCGAGCTTCTTTCATATAAGTTTGGCTGATGAGTGATGAATCTTCGACCAAAATGATCGCCCGTAAATCCAAAAATTGCATTGGGGAATTTCTGTTCAGCTTGTTCTACAAAATCACCTATACATTTATCGCCATACCACAAATGTCCCATTTCTTTCAGTGTAAGTCCATTGTCATAGTACTTTTGCAAATCCTTAGGGAAATCCTCTTTCTTTTTATACGGAAAACCTTTTTTATCCACATCTACGGTGTAAGGTGTGTGGTAGCTGGTTGTGAGGATTAGATTAAAGGTATATTCTTCAGGATTAATGCTTTGATTTACTAATTTAAACAAATCTTC
This Ornithobacterium rhinotracheale DNA region includes the following protein-coding sequences:
- the msrA gene encoding peptide-methionine (S)-S-oxide reductase MsrA; this translates as MKHKIIAVFLLLSVAISCQTNNKPKTMSTNLETATLAGGCFWCLEAAYDRLKGVENVQSGFANGHTENPSYKEVCTGETGHAEVVRITYDPSQIDFKTLLEVFWVLHDPTQLNRQGEDIGTQYRSGIFYENEKQKTEAEESMRNSIARGDYDKPYVTIIEPLKAFYPAEDYHTDYFELHQTQPYCSAVIAPKMQKFQAKFKELLKD
- a CDS encoding S9 family peptidase: MKKFKLFTLLFLLVFESSSLLAQKQKLSIEDAVMGYYKGLYPETLYNLDWAGNDFFYQDQRGLVFKNTQGKETRTIGFQEIKSKFPDLRYLPRLSYKNNQLFFKAGNTYYAWDIKNDKNIGIKLPENAENAEIDKNTNRVAFTMENNLYVAQPNGGKILQVTDSKDKNIVSGQAIHRSEYGIKKGIFFSPNGNLLAFYQKNETKVNSYPLVDLNTIPATPMPIKYPMAGDPSEIAKVGIYNFKTNKTTYLDINTDNFHYLTNLAWSPDEKYIVLAEINRATTHYDLNRYDVATGKKVNTIFSYSNNIWVEPENEAVFVPNSTKNLLWMSQKDGFRNIYLLSTDGKTAKQLTKHKWVVKDILGFSNDGKSVIYTGTGEDPRNTQTFKTDLKSGKTTNLTPTAGTHNSILSEDGNYLIDEFSSLEIPSITQIIDTRNGKKTIIKTSDNPLKNYAVGNIEFLDLKANDGTKLYARMIKPENFDPNKKYPVLIYVYGGPHAQLVTNSFLGGASMWEPAFASLNDYIVFTLDNRGSANRGFAFESVIHRHLGNKEIEDQMKGVEYLKSLPFVDAKRIAVHGWSFGGFMASSLMLRQPGVFTTSVAGGPVINWRMYEVMYGERYMDTPQENPEGYKQSKVSNYIQNLQGKLMLITGSIDNVVVPQHSMSLLEAAVKNNVQVDFFSYPMHEHNVGGKDRVNLIEKIADYIVRNNQ
- a CDS encoding mechanosensitive ion channel family protein; protein product: MEESKEVANQFWKQVKAFFNTELVKIGDKPFTLLTALYMVVAFVILILIAKKLSKFLENKVLSSRVADRGVRSSISAIFKYLFIFLGIIFIFQSAGFDFGSFSYLAGALGVGIGFGLQNIAQNFISGLVILFERPIKVGDRIEVGNIVGDVTSISMRSTKIVTNDNINVIVPNSEFINNKVINWSYNERKVRFRFPIGVSYNENPSRVREIAIEVAKKHKGVLKFPEPELWFDDYGDSSLNFELVVWTSTFIQRPRVLKSELYYAIFEAFSKEGIEIPFPQRDLNLRNGFEHINDFLIKKTPFDEEI